A stretch of the Polaribacter pacificus genome encodes the following:
- a CDS encoding DUF2723 domain-containing protein, whose translation MTTDSYKKWNSIIGWIVFAIALLTYTLTLEPTVSAWDCGEYISTSVKLEVGHPPGAPLFQMLGAFFALFTNELTEIAKMVNFMSGLASAFTILFMFWTITNLAKKLVKSDEEFTLPSVIAVLGSGIVGALAYTYSDSFWFSAVEGEVYAMSSFLMALLFWLGLKWESEMKSPQGNRWFIVICFVVGLSFGVHILSLLVIPAVVMLYFFKMYKNITVKTTAIATVVATLILAFVFKFLFPFTLQFFSSSELFFVNSLGMPFNSGSIIAGIVLIALFYYGLKRTHKKQQILANTVILGILFIMIGFSSWIMLPIRANANTTINENNPSSARELLAYYNREQYGDANVFYDTYYSITYDRRDLDKNQPYKDGKPKYEKDEALGKYIIVNDYKNTVPNYSSKHKGFIPRMVDPDREQNYKSIVGIPANSKRRPTFAENMKFMFSFQFGYMYGRYFMWNFVGRQNDNQGELDIFNGNWLSGIDFIDEARLGSQKDLPDDVKNNKGRNTYYFLPLILGLIGLFYQVKFDKKNWYALVLFFVFTGFAVIFYTNPKSFEVRERDYAIVGSFYIFAVWIGLGVFALFEYLKKYGNRKIVAIAVTVVSFLAVPTLMASENWDDHDRSNRYTTHFNAMSYLESCDPNAIMFTIGDNDTFPLWYLQEVEGVRRDIKLINSSLFATDWNIDQMKKATYEAPPIPSQLTHDKYKVGSLDVAYHLPHPQFKDSVMSIENFMTWMESDNKLTYYTEGGEMLKTYPTNKIRIPVNKENVLKSGIVKAEDADKIVDYIDITIDPNAIGKNRILMLDILANNDWKQPIYFTGGANDPAEYIWLKDYLQLDGVAYKLVPIFTSNENKTMFDMGRIDSDKLYDYIQKLDWRNSNDSKIYIDAQTKKGAISIRNNMLRLAETLINENKFNKAKEILDLSLDKMPLDLYEFYTIVIDYPSLYYKIGEREKARAITAQLIDIYQQKLRWYSTFDASFYEIIGAEIENNLQIYKRWILDPVSRMDPDTTYTQKLEAGFMETVKLFEHLISEE comes from the coding sequence ATGACAACAGATAGCTATAAAAAATGGAACAGCATTATAGGGTGGATTGTTTTTGCCATTGCTTTGCTAACCTACACACTTACCCTAGAGCCAACCGTTAGTGCTTGGGACTGTGGTGAATACATCTCTACTTCCGTAAAATTAGAAGTAGGCCACCCACCAGGAGCCCCGTTATTTCAAATGCTGGGTGCTTTTTTTGCACTGTTTACCAACGAGCTTACTGAGATTGCTAAAATGGTTAACTTTATGTCTGGACTAGCCAGTGCCTTTACCATTTTGTTTATGTTTTGGACCATCACCAATTTGGCTAAAAAATTAGTAAAATCAGATGAAGAATTTACCTTGCCTTCTGTAATTGCAGTCTTAGGAAGTGGAATTGTCGGCGCATTAGCCTATACGTATTCTGATAGTTTTTGGTTTAGTGCTGTAGAGGGAGAAGTGTACGCCATGTCTTCTTTTTTAATGGCTTTATTGTTCTGGTTAGGGCTAAAATGGGAAAGTGAAATGAAATCTCCACAAGGAAATAGATGGTTTATTGTCATTTGTTTTGTGGTAGGCCTTTCTTTTGGGGTCCACATCTTATCCTTGTTAGTAATTCCAGCGGTTGTTATGTTGTACTTTTTTAAAATGTACAAAAACATCACCGTTAAAACGACCGCAATTGCAACTGTAGTTGCCACTTTAATATTAGCTTTTGTTTTTAAATTCTTATTCCCTTTTACCCTGCAATTCTTCAGTAGTTCAGAGTTGTTTTTTGTAAATTCTTTAGGAATGCCTTTTAACAGTGGAAGCATCATAGCTGGTATCGTGTTGATTGCCTTATTTTACTACGGACTTAAAAGAACTCATAAAAAACAACAAATACTAGCCAATACTGTAATTTTAGGAATTTTGTTTATTATGATTGGTTTCTCTTCATGGATCATGCTACCGATTAGAGCCAATGCAAACACCACAATTAATGAAAACAATCCTTCTAGCGCCAGAGAATTATTAGCCTATTACAACAGAGAGCAGTATGGCGATGCCAATGTTTTTTATGACACTTACTACTCTATCACCTACGATCGACGTGACTTGGATAAAAACCAACCTTATAAAGATGGTAAACCCAAATACGAAAAAGACGAAGCTCTGGGAAAATACATCATTGTAAACGATTATAAGAACACCGTTCCTAATTATTCATCAAAACACAAAGGGTTTATTCCTAGAATGGTAGACCCCGATCGTGAGCAAAACTACAAATCCATAGTAGGCATACCCGCAAATTCTAAACGAAGACCCACCTTTGCTGAAAACATGAAGTTTATGTTTAGTTTTCAGTTTGGTTATATGTATGGACGCTATTTTATGTGGAATTTTGTTGGTCGTCAAAATGACAACCAAGGAGAGTTAGATATTTTTAACGGAAACTGGCTTAGCGGAATTGATTTTATAGACGAAGCTCGTTTGGGTTCTCAAAAAGACCTCCCTGACGATGTTAAAAACAACAAAGGTCGGAACACCTATTATTTCTTACCTCTTATATTAGGTTTAATTGGTTTGTTTTATCAAGTTAAGTTTGATAAAAAAAATTGGTATGCATTAGTCCTCTTTTTTGTCTTTACCGGATTTGCAGTCATTTTTTACACCAACCCAAAATCTTTTGAAGTTAGAGAACGGGATTATGCCATCGTTGGATCCTTCTATATTTTTGCAGTGTGGATCGGATTGGGTGTCTTTGCTTTGTTTGAATATCTCAAAAAATACGGCAACAGAAAAATAGTTGCCATCGCAGTTACAGTGGTTTCATTTTTAGCGGTCCCTACCTTAATGGCTTCAGAAAACTGGGATGATCACGATCGATCAAATCGCTATACGACGCATTTTAATGCCATGTCTTATCTAGAATCTTGTGATCCCAATGCCATTATGTTTACTATTGGTGACAATGATACCTTCCCGCTATGGTATCTTCAAGAGGTAGAAGGAGTTAGAAGAGACATTAAATTAATCAATAGCAGCTTATTTGCAACGGACTGGAATATTGACCAAATGAAAAAGGCAACCTATGAAGCACCTCCTATTCCATCGCAATTAACACATGATAAATATAAAGTTGGTTCTCTAGATGTGGCCTATCATTTGCCACATCCACAGTTTAAAGACAGTGTGATGAGCATTGAGAATTTTATGACATGGATGGAGAGCGACAATAAATTAACCTATTATACAGAAGGTGGGGAAATGCTAAAAACCTACCCAACCAATAAAATTAGAATACCTGTAAACAAAGAAAACGTACTTAAATCTGGTATCGTCAAAGCAGAAGACGCAGATAAGATTGTCGATTATATTGACATCACCATTGATCCGAATGCCATTGGTAAAAACCGAATCTTAATGTTAGATATTTTAGCCAACAATGATTGGAAACAACCGATCTATTTTACAGGTGGAGCTAATGATCCTGCAGAATATATTTGGCTAAAAGACTATTTACAATTGGATGGAGTAGCTTATAAACTAGTCCCTATTTTTACATCAAACGAAAATAAAACCATGTTTGACATGGGTAGAATAGACTCTGATAAATTGTATGATTATATTCAAAAATTGGATTGGAGAAATAGTAATGATAGTAAAATCTATATTGATGCGCAAACCAAAAAAGGAGCTATCTCTATCAGAAATAACATGCTTCGCTTAGCTGAGACACTGATTAATGAAAACAAGTTTAACAAGGCCAAAGAGATCTTAGACTTGTCATTGGATAAAATGCCATTAGATTTATATGAGTTTTATACCATTGTAATTGATTACCCGAGCTTGTATTATAAAATTGGGGAACGAGAAAAGGCTAGAGCTATAACTGCTCAGCTAATTGACATCTACCAACAAAAGTTGCGTTGGTACAGTACTTTTGATGCTTCGTTTTATGAAATTATCGGAGCCGAGATTGAAAATAATTTACAAATTTACAAACGCTGGATCTTAGACCCAGTGAGTAGAATGGATCCTGACACTACTTACACTCAAAAGTTAGAGGCTGGTTTTATGGAAACTGTTAAACTGTTTGAACACCTAATCTCAGAAGAATAG
- the rimP gene encoding ribosome assembly cofactor RimP, translated as MDTKKVEFLLEEALAENPSLFLISLDYLPGNKIKVVVDGDSGVSLKECMRISRNIDHNMGEELDDFTLEVSSPDISEPLKVHRQYLKNLGRTLDVKANDQSFEGVLKEVTDDHIVLAWKAREPKPIGKGKVTVEKTATLTHKEISEAKVKIIF; from the coding sequence ATGGATACAAAAAAAGTTGAGTTTTTATTAGAAGAAGCCTTGGCCGAAAATCCATCCTTATTTCTTATTAGTTTGGATTATTTACCAGGGAATAAAATAAAGGTGGTGGTTGATGGAGATTCAGGTGTTTCTCTAAAAGAATGCATGAGGATTAGTAGAAATATTGATCACAATATGGGTGAGGAGTTAGATGATTTTACTTTAGAAGTTTCTTCTCCAGACATTTCTGAGCCCTTAAAGGTTCATAGGCAGTATCTTAAAAACTTAGGTAGAACTTTAGATGTAAAGGCAAATGATCAGTCTTTTGAAGGTGTTTTAAAAGAAGTGACTGATGACCATATTGTCCTAGCGTGGAAAGCCAGAGAGCCAAAACCTATTGGAAAAGGAAAAGTAACAGTAGAAAAGACGGCTACACTTACTCATAAAGAAATAAGTGAAGCAAAAGTGAAGATAATTTTTTAA
- the nusA gene encoding transcription termination factor NusA — protein MENIDLIDSFSEFKDNKSIDRVTLMSILEEVFRAALKRKFGSDDNFDIIINPDKGDLEIWRNRVVVADGMSEDDNEEIELSEARKIEPDFEIGEDVSEEVKLIDLGRRAILALRQNLISKIQEHDSTNIFKQFKDLEGELYSAEVHHIRHNAVILLDDEGNELVLPKSEQIRSDFFRKGDSVRAVVKTVELRGTKPAIILSRTSPEFLVKLFEQEIPEVFDGLITIEGVARIPGEKAKVAVDSYDDRIDPVGACVGMKGSRIHGIVRELGNENIDVINYTKNEQLYIARALSPAKIVSMVIHPSEDPKEGKKGRVDVFLKPEEVSKAIGKGGVNIRLASQLTGYEIDVQREGIEDEDVELTEFGDEIENWVIDELKKIGLDTARSVLEKDVSELLKRTDLEEETILEVQKILREEFED, from the coding sequence ATGGAAAATATAGATTTAATTGATTCATTTTCAGAATTTAAAGACAATAAAAGTATAGACAGAGTAACCTTAATGTCTATTTTGGAAGAAGTTTTTAGAGCTGCCCTAAAGAGAAAATTTGGGTCAGATGATAATTTTGATATCATTATCAATCCAGATAAAGGAGATTTAGAGATTTGGAGAAACCGTGTGGTGGTTGCTGATGGTATGTCTGAAGATGACAATGAAGAAATAGAACTTAGTGAAGCAAGAAAAATAGAACCTGACTTTGAAATTGGAGAAGATGTTTCTGAAGAGGTAAAATTAATTGATTTAGGAAGAAGAGCTATTTTGGCGTTGCGTCAAAACTTGATTTCTAAAATTCAAGAACACGATAGTACAAATATTTTTAAGCAATTTAAAGACTTAGAAGGAGAGTTATATAGTGCAGAGGTTCATCATATACGTCACAATGCAGTGATTTTATTGGATGATGAAGGAAATGAATTGGTGCTTCCAAAAAGCGAGCAAATTAGATCTGACTTTTTTAGAAAAGGAGATTCTGTTAGAGCTGTTGTAAAAACAGTTGAGTTAAGAGGAACGAAGCCAGCAATTATTTTGTCGAGAACTTCACCAGAGTTTTTGGTTAAATTATTTGAACAAGAAATTCCAGAAGTGTTTGATGGTTTAATTACCATAGAAGGTGTTGCTAGAATTCCAGGAGAAAAAGCAAAAGTTGCTGTAGATTCTTATGATGATAGAATAGACCCTGTAGGAGCCTGTGTGGGAATGAAAGGTTCTCGTATTCATGGAATCGTAAGAGAACTTGGAAATGAAAATATTGATGTAATTAACTATACTAAAAACGAACAATTGTATATTGCAAGAGCTTTGAGCCCTGCAAAGATTGTTTCTATGGTTATTCATCCAAGTGAAGATCCTAAAGAAGGTAAAAAAGGACGTGTTGACGTGTTTTTAAAACCAGAGGAGGTTTCTAAAGCTATTGGAAAAGGTGGTGTTAACATTCGATTGGCAAGCCAATTGACAGGTTATGAGATTGATGTACAACGTGAAGGTATCGAAGATGAGGATGTAGAATTGACAGAATTTGGAGATGAAATCGAAAACTGGGTTATCGATGAGTTGAAAAAGATTGGATTGGATACAGCGAGAAGCGTGCTTGAAAAAGACGTTTCAGAGTTATTAAAAAGAACTGACCTAGAAGAAGAAACTATCTTAGAGGTTCAGAAAATATTAAGAGAAGAATTTGAAGATTAG
- the infB gene encoding translation initiation factor IF-2: MADGKTMRLNKVLRELNISLDRAVEHLSKNGHEIDARPTTKISEDVYQVLLDGFQTDKTKKAASKEVGEEKRKEKEAIRLEIEAKLEKKRVEEEAKKEVLKAKAEKLEIKTVGKIDIDAPIGKKEEPVVKEEAPVVKEEAPVIKEEASVETEKPTVKEETPVVEEKPVVKADKPKTKIEKAAIEKEATKKVTSKQESPKTAEVDPEILAESAEKLTTQYKKLDGPKLTGKTIDLKQFEKPKKKKPEATKANDKKDSANDSKKKRKRIVKPANHRPGANTSGGRSPAANARHGGGFRGRGPARPAVKKEEPTEAEVQKQVRETLERLQGKSSKGKGAKYRRDKRDQHRQQTEIDQEIAAAESKILKVTEFVTVSEVATMMDVPVIEIISACMSLGMMVTMNQRLDAETLAIVAEEFNYKVEFVGAEVEEAITEEEDKPEDLVGRAPIITVMGHVDHGKTSLLDYIRKANVIEGESGGITQHIGAYSVKVGDQKIAFLDTPGHEAFTAMRARGAQVTDLVIIVVAADDDVMPQTKEAISHAQAAGVPIIFAINKIDKPNANPDNIKTQLSTMNLLVEDWGGKIQSQEISAKTGQGVEELLEKVLLEAEVLELKANPNKLATGAVVEALLDKGRGYVTTILVQAGTLKIGDYMLAGKNSGKVKAMFDDKGNNLTEAGPSTPVSILGLDGAPQAGDKFNVFEDEREAKQIAAKRSQLQREQSVRTQKTLTLDEIGRRIALGDFKELNIILKGDVDGSVEALTDSFQKLSTDEIQVNIIHKGVGAITESDVLLASASDAIIIGFNVRPQGNARLVADKEEVDIRNYSIIYDAINDLKDAMEGMLSPDMKEEVTGNVEVREVYKISKVGNIAGCMVVSGKIYRNSMIRIIRDGIVVHTGELSSLKRFKDDVKEVAKGYDCGLQIKNYNDIQERDVIEAYQEVEVKKKLK, from the coding sequence ATGGCTGACGGCAAAACAATGAGGCTTAATAAAGTTTTAAGAGAATTGAATATTTCTTTAGATAGAGCAGTAGAACATTTATCAAAAAATGGGCATGAAATAGATGCACGACCTACTACCAAAATATCTGAAGATGTCTATCAAGTATTGCTTGATGGGTTTCAGACTGATAAAACTAAAAAGGCAGCTTCAAAAGAAGTAGGAGAAGAAAAAAGAAAAGAAAAAGAAGCCATACGTCTAGAAATTGAAGCTAAGTTAGAAAAGAAGAGAGTTGAGGAGGAGGCTAAAAAAGAAGTTTTAAAAGCAAAAGCAGAAAAGCTAGAAATTAAAACGGTTGGTAAAATTGATATCGATGCTCCTATCGGTAAAAAAGAAGAACCAGTTGTTAAAGAAGAAGCTCCTGTTGTTAAAGAAGAGGCACCAGTTATTAAAGAAGAAGCTTCTGTCGAAACTGAAAAGCCTACCGTCAAAGAAGAAACTCCAGTTGTTGAAGAAAAGCCTGTTGTTAAGGCTGATAAGCCAAAGACAAAAATTGAAAAAGCAGCAATCGAAAAAGAAGCAACTAAAAAAGTTACTTCTAAGCAAGAGTCACCAAAAACTGCCGAAGTAGATCCAGAGATATTAGCAGAATCAGCAGAAAAGTTAACGACTCAATACAAGAAATTAGACGGTCCAAAACTTACAGGTAAGACAATTGATTTAAAACAATTTGAAAAGCCTAAAAAGAAAAAGCCAGAAGCAACTAAAGCGAATGACAAAAAAGACAGTGCGAACGATTCTAAAAAGAAAAGAAAACGTATTGTTAAGCCAGCTAACCATAGACCTGGCGCCAACACTAGCGGTGGTAGAAGTCCAGCTGCAAACGCAAGACATGGTGGAGGATTTAGAGGTAGAGGCCCTGCTCGTCCTGCTGTTAAAAAAGAAGAGCCAACAGAAGCAGAAGTTCAAAAACAAGTTCGTGAAACTTTAGAAAGATTACAAGGAAAATCTTCTAAAGGAAAAGGGGCAAAATACCGTAGAGATAAGAGAGATCAACACCGTCAGCAGACAGAAATTGATCAAGAAATCGCTGCAGCAGAAAGTAAAATTTTAAAAGTTACAGAGTTTGTAACAGTTAGTGAAGTTGCAACCATGATGGATGTACCAGTGATAGAAATTATCTCTGCTTGTATGTCATTAGGAATGATGGTGACCATGAACCAGCGTTTAGATGCTGAAACTTTAGCTATTGTTGCCGAAGAATTTAACTATAAAGTAGAGTTCGTAGGAGCAGAAGTAGAGGAAGCAATCACAGAAGAAGAAGATAAGCCAGAAGATTTAGTTGGACGTGCGCCAATTATTACGGTGATGGGTCACGTAGATCACGGTAAGACATCTTTGTTAGATTATATTCGTAAAGCCAATGTAATCGAAGGGGAGTCAGGTGGAATAACGCAACATATTGGAGCGTACTCTGTAAAAGTAGGTGATCAAAAAATTGCCTTTTTAGATACGCCAGGTCACGAGGCCTTTACAGCCATGCGTGCTCGTGGTGCTCAAGTAACAGATTTAGTTATTATTGTTGTTGCAGCAGATGATGATGTGATGCCACAAACAAAGGAAGCTATTTCGCATGCTCAAGCAGCCGGTGTTCCAATTATATTTGCAATCAATAAGATAGATAAGCCAAACGCCAATCCAGATAATATTAAAACACAGTTATCTACCATGAATCTTTTGGTAGAAGATTGGGGAGGTAAAATTCAATCCCAAGAGATTTCTGCAAAAACAGGACAAGGTGTTGAAGAATTATTAGAAAAAGTATTGTTAGAGGCTGAGGTGTTAGAGCTAAAAGCGAATCCAAACAAATTAGCAACAGGTGCTGTTGTTGAAGCTTTGTTAGATAAAGGTAGAGGTTATGTTACAACCATTTTGGTTCAGGCAGGAACTTTAAAAATTGGTGATTATATGCTTGCTGGTAAAAACAGCGGTAAAGTAAAAGCCATGTTTGATGACAAAGGAAATAATTTAACAGAAGCAGGTCCTTCTACTCCAGTATCTATTTTAGGACTGGATGGAGCACCACAAGCTGGGGATAAATTTAATGTGTTTGAAGACGAAAGAGAAGCCAAGCAAATAGCCGCTAAGCGCTCACAATTGCAAAGAGAGCAGTCTGTAAGAACTCAAAAAACATTGACCTTAGATGAAATTGGTCGTAGAATTGCCTTAGGTGACTTTAAAGAATTAAACATTATATTAAAAGGAGATGTTGATGGTTCTGTAGAGGCTCTAACAGATTCTTTCCAAAAATTATCTACAGATGAGATTCAAGTAAATATCATTCACAAGGGTGTTGGTGCAATTACAGAATCAGATGTTTTATTGGCTTCGGCTTCTGACGCAATTATTATCGGATTTAATGTTCGACCACAAGGAAATGCAAGATTGGTTGCAGATAAAGAAGAGGTTGATATCAGAAATTACTCGATTATTTACGATGCGATTAATGACCTTAAAGACGCCATGGAAGGAATGTTATCTCCAGATATGAAAGAAGAGGTTACTGGTAATGTAGAAGTTAGAGAAGTCTATAAAATTTCGAAAGTTGGAAACATTGCTGGTTGTATGGTTGTAAGTGGTAAAATCTACAGAAATTCTATGATTAGGATTATTAGAGATGGCATTGTTGTTCATACAGGAGAGTTGAGCTCATTAAAACGTTTTAAAGACGATGTTAAAGAAGTAGCAAAAGGATATGATTGTGGATTGCAAATTAAAAACTACAACGATATTCAAGAGCGCGATGTAATTGAAGCATACCAAGAAGTAGAAGTAAAAAAGAAGTTGAAATAA
- a CDS encoding SPOR domain-containing protein gives MKIKQIAFIFTILSMTGLPEIFAQNTDGELVKQLIAKKRNYNKEKGYGFRIQLSNGNEIDIKKTRELFALEYPTIASYILFESPEWKVQVGDFRTNLEADKALNIFRKKFRGAIVVPR, from the coding sequence ATGAAAATAAAACAAATAGCATTCATTTTTACAATCCTTTCTATGACTGGACTCCCAGAGATTTTCGCGCAAAATACTGATGGAGAACTGGTTAAACAATTGATTGCAAAAAAAAGAAATTATAACAAAGAAAAAGGGTACGGCTTTAGAATTCAATTATCAAATGGAAACGAAATTGACATCAAAAAAACTAGAGAGCTATTCGCATTAGAATACCCAACCATTGCCAGTTATATTTTATTTGAATCTCCAGAATGGAAAGTTCAAGTCGGTGATTTCAGGACTAATTTAGAAGCAGACAAAGCACTTAATATCTTTAGAAAAAAATTTAGAGGCGCTATCGTTGTCCCTAGATAA